Proteins encoded by one window of Dyella humicola:
- a CDS encoding penicillin acylase family protein yields the protein MTKLRRFRWLRYLFGTLLILVIGLFAAGWFLLAGSRARLDGEVHLSGLEDAVSISRDALGTATLQGQHRDDLSYALGYVHAQERFFAMDLMRRLPAGELSELVGAKALDTDINHRRHRLRSVAEAAYAQLDAAQKHTLDLYAAGVNAGLADLHVKPWEYLLLNAKPQAWRPEDSFLVIAAMYLDLNGDGRNERELHIAELRSVLPAPVADFLLSPDPDWEAPLQGDLSRPPVIPAPDVLDLRQTPSATKGDSSALTAALLPALDQARPGSNSFAVAGSLTENGSAILANDMHLSLRVPNIWFRTRLRYPDPSAPGGQRDASGVTLPGTPALVVGSNGQVAWGFTNSYGDWLDWVRVQRDPSDATRYKVPDGWASIEVHDEVIRIKDAPSHTLKVEDTRWGPIMGLDTDGAPLALAWIGDRPRGYNVNVMQLEHTGSAHAALDLAPTFGMPPQNLLVADSAGHIGWTVTGNSMPLRKGFDPQLPADWSAPDTGWVGWIEPSQYPRIEDPADGRLWTANNRTVDGAELDLLGNGGHDLGARAQQIRDDLRARNSFTPGNLLDVQLDNRALLLTRWQRLLQDTLASTHDPELEQLRQLTATWTGRAAPESVDYRLVRAFRDKVKENVLAPFVAQVKQRHDDFSWPGMIDAEAAVWALLRDRPAHLLDPKYDNWNALLQAAAHQVIDELGKQPGGLAARSWGEINRTAIRHPLSRALPAFVGRMLDMPDEPLPGDNNMPRVATPGFGASERLDAMPGHEAQSILHLPGGQSDNPLSPYHGAGHEDWLNGRPTPLLPGPEQHTLTLMPVAR from the coding sequence ATGACAAAACTACGACGCTTCCGCTGGCTACGTTATTTGTTCGGAACCTTGCTGATCCTGGTGATCGGCCTATTTGCCGCGGGCTGGTTCCTGCTTGCCGGCAGCCGCGCGCGGCTCGATGGCGAAGTGCATCTCAGCGGCCTCGAGGATGCCGTATCGATCAGCCGCGATGCGCTGGGCACGGCCACCCTGCAAGGACAGCATCGCGACGACCTCAGCTATGCACTGGGTTATGTGCATGCGCAGGAACGTTTCTTCGCGATGGACCTGATGCGTCGCCTGCCGGCCGGTGAGCTTTCCGAACTGGTGGGCGCCAAGGCGCTGGACACCGATATCAACCACCGCCGCCATCGCCTGCGCAGTGTGGCCGAAGCCGCCTATGCCCAGCTCGACGCCGCGCAGAAGCACACGCTTGATCTTTACGCCGCAGGTGTCAACGCCGGCCTCGCCGATCTCCACGTGAAGCCGTGGGAGTACTTGTTGCTCAACGCCAAGCCGCAGGCGTGGCGCCCGGAAGATTCCTTCCTGGTTATCGCCGCGATGTACCTGGACCTCAACGGCGATGGTCGCAATGAGCGCGAACTGCATATCGCCGAATTGCGCTCGGTGCTGCCCGCCCCGGTGGCGGACTTCCTGCTGTCGCCCGATCCGGATTGGGAAGCGCCACTGCAGGGCGACCTCTCGCGCCCGCCGGTGATCCCCGCCCCCGACGTACTCGACCTGCGCCAGACGCCGTCTGCAACCAAGGGCGACAGCAGTGCCCTTACCGCGGCCCTGCTACCGGCCCTCGATCAAGCGCGTCCAGGCAGCAACAGCTTCGCCGTCGCCGGCAGCCTTACCGAGAACGGTTCGGCCATCCTCGCCAACGACATGCACCTGAGTCTGCGCGTTCCCAACATCTGGTTCCGCACGCGTCTGCGTTACCCCGACCCCAGCGCCCCTGGCGGCCAGCGCGATGCCAGCGGCGTCACCCTGCCCGGCACGCCCGCGCTGGTGGTCGGTTCCAATGGCCAGGTCGCGTGGGGCTTCACCAATAGCTACGGCGACTGGCTGGACTGGGTGCGCGTGCAGCGCGACCCGAGCGACGCGACCCGCTACAAGGTACCTGACGGTTGGGCCAGCATCGAAGTGCACGACGAAGTCATCCGCATCAAGGACGCGCCGAGCCATACGCTGAAGGTGGAGGACACGCGTTGGGGCCCAATCATGGGCTTGGACACCGACGGCGCCCCGTTGGCCTTGGCCTGGATCGGCGACCGCCCCCGTGGCTACAACGTCAATGTGATGCAACTGGAGCACACGGGTAGCGCCCACGCCGCACTCGACCTCGCGCCCACCTTTGGCATGCCCCCACAGAACCTGCTGGTGGCTGACAGCGCCGGCCATATCGGCTGGACCGTCACCGGCAACAGCATGCCCCTGCGCAAGGGTTTCGATCCGCAGTTACCGGCCGACTGGTCGGCACCCGACACCGGCTGGGTGGGCTGGATCGAGCCGTCGCAGTATCCACGCATCGAAGATCCCGCCGACGGTCGTCTTTGGACGGCCAATAACCGTACGGTGGATGGTGCCGAGCTCGACTTGCTCGGCAATGGCGGCCACGACCTCGGCGCCCGTGCGCAACAGATCCGCGACGACCTGCGCGCGCGCAACAGCTTTACGCCCGGCAACCTGCTCGACGTGCAACTGGACAACCGCGCGCTGCTGCTCACCCGCTGGCAACGCCTGCTGCAAGACACGCTGGCCAGCACGCATGATCCCGAACTGGAGCAGTTGCGGCAGCTCACCGCCACCTGGACCGGTCGCGCCGCACCGGAAAGCGTCGACTACCGCCTGGTGCGTGCCTTCCGCGACAAGGTGAAGGAAAACGTGCTGGCGCCGTTCGTGGCCCAGGTGAAGCAGCGTCACGACGATTTCAGCTGGCCTGGCATGATCGACGCCGAGGCCGCCGTGTGGGCACTGCTGCGCGATCGCCCCGCCCACCTGCTCGATCCCAAGTACGACAACTGGAATGCGCTGCTGCAGGCGGCTGCGCATCAGGTGATCGATGAGCTCGGCAAGCAGCCGGGCGGCCTTGCCGCACGCAGCTGGGGCGAGATCAATCGCACCGCCATACGCCATCCGCTATCGCGTGCATTGCCTGCCTTCGTAGGACGCATGCTCGACATGCCCGATGAACCGCTGCCCGGCGACAACAACATGCCACGCGTCGCCACACCCGGCTTCGGCGCCTCGGAACGCCTGGATGCCATGCCCGGCCACGAAGCCCAGAGCATCCTGCACCTACCCGGTGGCCAGAGCGACAACCCGCTGTCGCCGTATCACGGCGCCGGTCACGAAGACTGGCTCAACGGCCGCCCCACTCCGCTGCTGCCGGGACCTGAGCAACACACGCTGACGCTGATGCCGGTCGCACGGTAG